A region from the Enoplosus armatus isolate fEnoArm2 chromosome 24, fEnoArm2.hap1, whole genome shotgun sequence genome encodes:
- the dytn gene encoding LOW QUALITY PROTEIN: dystrotelin (The sequence of the model RefSeq protein was modified relative to this genomic sequence to represent the inferred CDS: inserted 1 base in 1 codon; deleted 1 base in 1 codon), protein MDLDSIEGLNEIRPSAYRVAMKLQSLQKLCHMDVVSFRHIVAALRLVGRAKLQQDVGLNREEVTRTLDRMFHSVSQEVPGHVTVEAPEETCSLMFRLFDWSQAGCVSAASLQTALIALSAETLLVKYRALVSVAENSSGSVSRSGLRSLLQDLSQVPAAVQEEGVFGSVEAAVMSCFKGVLTSTVSEELVLSWLQSEPRLLLWLPTLYRLSVSQNVSHTVRCHTCKNLPITGLRYRCMKCVNVHVCQSCFLTDRQTRKHKSHHPVLEFCTQPTWRESLSLLVRSARHALLPRRYTQREADRRRGLIWAELGETQNSAPPPSDPSTQLVASAVCHSPSSDRDVSHDASAQPPSSPFSSKAMQTDEETATQQSKASALLTEVRNLQRDKWLLEQQLQVWRLTVQSEQGILEDRCSEMEVTMETLREHNLSLQNTLTQALNKMEAQQHASNTERNTDGEEDEDEEEVLLWREDEQQTLSPTMHQDTPVSHDIHCEEEESAGDRFLCHSIGQQDELEEAEPQEEDTCLSEGEGEKDCGMCSPDELLQETVEKLKTVMETDRWRERQTGESDLEKKIKTESNMLMIYCERKRAVLLEAADHVGDSXHLVDAVRTNTHDQVTHIQVIKVVYST, encoded by the exons ATGGATCTGGACAGCATTG agGGACTGAATGAAATCCGTCCGTCCGCCTACAGAGTCGCCATGAAGCTTCAGTCTCTGCAGAAACTCTGTCACA tggatgTTGTGTCTTTTCGACACATCGTGGCGGCCCTCCGCTTGGTGGGCAGAGCTAAACTGCAGCAGGACGTGGGGCtgaacagagaggaagtgacCCGGACTCTGGATAGGATGTTCCACAGCGTGTCACAGGAAGTGCCGGGTCATGTGACTGTGGAGGCTCCAGAGGAGACATGCAGCCTTATGTTCAGGCTGTTTGACTG GAGTCAGGCTGGTTGCGTATCAGCTGCTTCTCTTCAGACTGCTCTCATCGCTCTGTCTGCTGAAACTCTGCTGGTGAAGTACAGAG CTCTGGTGAGTGTTGCAGAGAACAGTTCAGGATCCGTCAGCAGGTCTGGACTCAGATCTTTACTGCAGGACCTCAGTCAG gTTCCTGCGGCAGTGCAGGAGGAAGGAGTCTTCGGCAGTGTGGAGGCGGCGgttatgtcttgttttaaaGGG gtgttgaCCTCAACAGTGAGTGAAGAACTCGTGTTGTCATGGCTGCAGAGTGAGCCACgcctgttgctatggttacccaCTTTGTATCGTCTGTCCGTCAGTCAGAATGTCAGTCACACTGTCCGCTGCCACACCTGCAAGAACCTCCCCATCACCGGACTCAG GTATCGTTGTATGAAGTGTGTGAACGTCCACGTGTGTCAGAGCTGCTTcctgacggacagacagacaaggaaACACAAAAGTCACCATCCAGTGCTCGAGTTCTGCACACAG CCTACCTGGAGGGAGTCTCTGTCTTTGTTAGTGCGCAGCGCTCGTCACGCCCTGTTGCCACGACGATACACTCAGAGAGAGGCCGACAGGAGGAGGGGCCTGATTTGGGCGGAGCTAGGAGAGACTCAGAACAG tgctCCGCCCCCCTCCGATCCCTCAACACAATTGGTtgcctcagctgtctgtcacAGTCCCTCCTCTGACAGAGAtgtttcccatgatgcctcAGCGCAGCCTCCTTCCTCTCCGTTTTCATCCAAAGCAATGCAGACTGATGAGGAAACGGCGACTCAGCAG TCAAAGGCGTCGGCTCTGCTCACTGAAGTCAGAAACCTGCAAAGAGACAAATG GTTGttagagcagcagctgcaggtgtggCGGCTCACTGTCCAATCAGAGCAGGGCATCCTGGAGGACAGGTGCTCTGAGATGGaggttaccatggaaacactgaGAGAACACAACCTCAGTCTTcagaacacactcacacag gcTCTGAACAAGATGGAGGCTCAACAACACGccagcaacacagagagaaacacagacggcgaggaagacgaggatgaagaagaagtgtTGCTGTGGCGTGAGGACGAACAACAAACTCtgtctcccacaatgcaccagGACACACCTGTGTCACATGACATCCActgtgaagaggaggagtcTGCCGGTGACAGGTTTCTCTGTCATTCAATAGGACAACAGGATGAACTAGAGGAGGCAGAGCCGCAGGAAGAggacacctgtctgtctgaaggagaaggagaaaaggatTGTGGGATGTGTAGTCCagatgagctgctgcaggagactGTAGAGAAACTGAAGACTGTaatggagacagacaggtggcgagaaagacagacaggtgagtctGATTtagaaaagaagataaaa acTGAATCAAACATGTTgatgatttact gtgagaggaagagggcggTGCTTCTGGAGGCTGCAGACCATGTGGGAGACT ACCACCTGGTGGACGCTGTGAGAACAAACACTCATGACCAAGTGACTCATATTCAGGTTATAAAAGTTGTTTATTCAACATGA
- the zdbf2 gene encoding DBF4-type zinc finger-containing protein 2, translating to MSTHLSSLRHLGSVRASSRGSSTVSSTSSSRTKLTLLERFLQDVLQHHPHCYNDPRPSHADLPPVSAPPLPREELDVLRFSDDDSRSLGTREHLPSSDDAYCQPANQQEHDRICGKSGEGVTEGPSQERVSTPIREQEEGGSTPAGHTHSSHTQAPPPVHRKAHRKTNRRKTSESLSSSPPHRGSGPWPPMIPGPGPGPDLGSCPPSELKPWLSWQKERREAHKEEAFSSDHTDPLDQTIEEVIQMCCYGISSSPCHQEETESFHFSLPVSMETQSEDWDSPVQVVLQRRQTLSDTQPSHTPVQVSQMEDQDLSRLMDVQVDLGDQVYSYQLDSALHSERRTGARARQDEGFWNLPIEEVLPAPAHIPESFRGKTWAQIEQEDEEKVDKLVQQFRRERFICYFDTESLARFGRRSQNIMGRGKKKEAGSDTGMLPLLDRDEDDSAYVRRRRRKRRAFRVASRCQVVKVSHSTQTVRLVIPAVRQPASEAPPTSLPVANQDATERTPDVQTWRCLPPSYSSIITPLQPRTSVVYLLCSPSGPAPTYTPASGTAPKRCRKKRRPLDLQGLKVKYKRLPIRFYDHSSNRILKNPPKRFLWRQGSVPSSPPPPCVRQLFRSLSPDLNTDRLSGEGAAGSSRVKDQRSSDTTFSHGNSFLLSTLSRDSAQTDKQDTVRRRGRTSQAPPPHSRSERGRGGRRERRERTRPPPAKRRTRAQTTPPQPRREGLRRAGPGRKVPSSTGPPHPPSSRRGRGRR from the exons ATGTCCACG CACCTGTCCAGTCTCAGACACCTGGGTTCTGTCCGGGCGTCCTCCCGAGGCTCCAGCACTgtctcctccaccagcagcagcagaaccaaACTAACCCTGCTGGAGCGCTTCCTGCAGGATGTCCTGCAGCACCACCCGCACTGCTACAACGACCCCAG GCCGTCTCACGCTGACCTCCCGCCAGTCTCCGCCCCTCCGTTGCCAAGGGAGGAGCTTGATGTACTCCGTTTCTCTGACGACGACAGCCGGTCGCTCGGCACCCGTGAACACCTGCCCAGCTCTGACGACGCCTACTGTCAGCCGGCCAATCAGCAGGAACATGACCGCATCTGCGGAAAATCAGGCGAGGGAGTCACAGAGGGGCCAAGTCAGGAGAGAGTGTCTacaccaatcagagagcaggaagaaggaGGGTCCACCCCTGCAgggcacacacattcatcacacacacaggccccgCCCCCTGTCCACAGGAAGGCCCACAGGAAGACGAACAGGAGGAAAACCAGCGAGTCCTTGTCCTCATCGCCGCCCCACAGGGGTTCAGGCCCCTGGCCCCCCATGATCCCAGGCCCAGGCCCTGGTCCAGACCTTGGCTCCTGCCCCCCCTCAGAGCTGAAGCCCTGGCTGAGCtggcagaaggagaggagggaggctcATAAAGAGGAGGCCTTTTCCTCAGaccacactgaccccctggacCAGACCATCGAGGAG GTGATCCAAATGTGTTGTTATGGCATCAGTTCCAGTCCCTGCCatcaggaggagacagagagcttCCACTTCAGCCTTCCCGTCTCCATGGAAACACAGAGTGAGGACTGGGACTCACCTGTACAG GTGGTTTTACAGCGAAGACAaacactcagtgacacacagccttcacacacacctgtccagGTGAGCCAGATGGAGGATCAGGACCTCAGCCGTCTGATGGATGTTCAGGTGGATCTGGGGGACCAGGTGTACTCGTACCAGCTTGACTCTGCACTCCACAGCGAGCGGCGAACAGGAGCCAGGGCCAGGCAGGACGAGGGCTTCTGGAATCTGCCAATAGAGGAGGTCCTGCCGGCCCCAGCACATATCCCAGAATCCTTCAGGGGGAAGACCTGGGCCCAGATCGAAcaggaggacgaggagaaggTGGACAAACTGGTCCAACAGTTCAGACGGGAGAGATTCATCTGCTACTTTGACACAGAGTCTCTGGCCAG GTTTGGTAGGAGGAGTCAAAACATTATGGGGCGTGGTAAGAAAAAGGAGGCAGGGTCAGACACTGGCATGCTGCCCTTATTGGACCGTGATGAAGATGACTCAGCATAtgttaggaggaggaggagaaagaggcgGGCCTTCAGAGTGGCATCCAGGTGTCAG GTGGTCAAAGTCAGTCACAGCACTCAGACTGTCCGACTGGTCATTCCGGCTGTACGTCAACCAGCTTCGGAGGCCCCGCCTACCAGCCTCCCTGTAGCCAATCAGGATGCCACAGAGAGGACTCCTGATGTGCAGACGTGGCGCTGCCTCCCTCCGTCATACTCAAGCATCATCACACCGCTGCAGCCTCGCACCTCTGTGGTCTACCTGCTCTGTTCCCCCTCGGGCCCCGCCCCCACCTACACACCTGCATCAGGCACTGCTCCCAAACGCTGCAGAAAGAAGAGGCGACCGCTGGACTTGCAAGGGTTAAAGGTCAAATACAAACGACTTCCTATCAGGTTCTATGACCACAGCAGCAACCGCATTCTAAAGAACCCCCCCAAACGCTTCCTGTGGCGCCAAGGCTCCGTCCCCTCCAGCCCGCCGCCACCATGTGTCCGTCAGCTGTTCAGAAGTCTGAGTCCAGACCTGAACACCGACAGGCTGTCAGGTGAGGGGGCTGCAGGGTCCTCCAGGGTCAAAGATCAGAGGTCATCAGACACCACCTTCAGTCACGGCAACAGTTTCCTACTGAGCACGCTCAGTAGAGACTCAGCACAGACTGACAAACAGGACACAGTCAGGAGGCGGGGCAGGACCTCTCAAGCCCCTCCACCTCACAGCAGGTCAgagcgggggaggggggggaggagggagaggagggagagaacacGCCCCCCACCTGCCAAGAGAAGAACCAGGGCTCAGACCACGCCCCCACAGCCGAGGAGAGAAGGCCTGCGGCGGGCAGGACCTGGCAGGAAAGTCCCCAGCTCTACAGGCCCGCCTCACCCTCCCTCATCCCGCCGGGGGAGGGGTCGAAGGTAG
- the eef1b2 gene encoding elongation factor 1-beta → MGFGDLKSASGLKVLNDFLSERSYIEGYVPSQADVAVFEAISSPPSADMCHALRWFNHIKSYQSQKNSLPGVKKPLGQYGPAGVADTTSGSAPASKDDDDDDIDLFGSDEEEDSEAARLKEERLAEYAAKKAKKPTLIAKSSILLDVKPWDDETDMSKLEECVRSIQMDGLVWGQSKLVPVGYGIKKLQIGCVVEDDKVGTDLLEEHITAFEDFVQSMDVAAFNKI, encoded by the exons ATGGGCTTCGGTGACCTGAAATCGGCCTCCGGCCTCAAAGTGCTGAATGACTTCCTGTCGGAACGCAGCTACATAGAGGG GTACGTCCCCTCTCAGGCTGACGTGGCAGTCTTCGAGGCAATCTCATCCCCCCCCTCAGCCGACATGTGCCACGCCCTCCGCTGGTTCAACCACATCAAGTCCTACCAGAGCCAGAAGAACAG CCTTCCAGGTGTGAAGAAGCCTCTGGGTCAGTACGGCCCCGCAGGTGTAGCTGACACCACCTCTGGCTCCGCCCCTGCCTCAAAGGACGATGACGACGATGACATCGACCTGTTCGGCTCCGACGAGGAG gAAGACTCAGAGGCCGCCAGGCTGAAGGAGGAGCGTCTGGCAGAATACGCCGCCAAGAAGGCAAAGA AGCCCACCCTCATCGCTAAATCTTCGATCCTATTGGACGTCAAGCCCTGGGACGACGAGACTGACATGTCCAAGCTGGAGGAGTGTGTTCGCAGTATTCAGATGGATGGGCTGGTCTGGGGACAGT ccaaACTGGTTCCGGTTGGTTACGGCATCAAGAAGCTGCAGATCGGCTGTGTGGTCGAAGACGACAAG gtgggCACAGACCTCCTGGAGGAACACATCACGGCCTTTGAGGACTTTGTTCAGTCGATGGACGTCGCTGCTTTCAACAAGATCTGA